One window of Siniperca chuatsi isolate FFG_IHB_CAS linkage group LG15, ASM2008510v1, whole genome shotgun sequence genomic DNA carries:
- the peli2 gene encoding E3 ubiquitin-protein ligase pellino homolog 2: MLHSEARSLMFSSSQEEHCAPSKDPVKYGELVVLGYNGSLPNGDRGRRKSRFALYRRTKANGVKPSTVHILNTPQASKAVNCKGQHSISYTLSRNQTVVVEYSHDKDTDMFQIGRSTESPIDFVVTDTIAGGQEGEETPITQSTISRFACRVVCERNPPYTARIYAAGFDSSKNIFLGEKAAKWKNPDGHMDGLTTNGVLVMHPKGGFTEESKPGVWREISVCGDVYTLRETRSAQTPGKLVEIESNILQDGSLVDLCGATLLWRTAEGLFHTPTQKHLEALRQEINAARPQCPVGLNTLAFPSMQRSRALSSLEDKQPWVYLACGHVHGYHNWGHRSEQEPNTQRECPMCRVVGPYVPLWLGCEPAFYVDTGAPTHAFVPCGHVCSEKSVKYWAEIPLPHGTHAFHAACPFCATQLGLTQGCSKLIFQGPVD, encoded by the exons ATGTTACACAGTGAAGCCAGAAGCCTAATGTTTTCGTCAAGCCAAGAGGAGCACTGTGCCCCGTCCAAAGACCCAGTGAAATACGGGGAGCTGGTGGTGCTGGG GTACAATGGCTCTCTGCCCAATGGAGATCGAGGTAGACGGAAAAGCAGATTTGCGCTATACAGGAGGACCAAAGCCAATGGTGTTAAGCCAAGCACTGTGCACATCCTCAACACACCCCAGGCCAGCAAG GCCGTGAACTGTAAAGGCCAACACAGCATCTCCTACACACTGTCCAGAAACCAGACGGTAGTGGTGGAGTACAGCCATGATAAAGACACAGACATGTTTCAG ATTGGGCGTTCCACTGAGAGTCCCATAGACTTTGTGGTGACTGACACAATAGCCGGAGgccaggagggagaggagactCCGATCACACAGAGCACCATCTCCCGTTTTGCCTGCCGAGTTGTCTGTGAGCGTAACCCGCCCTACACTGCTCGCATCTACGCAGCTGGTTTTGATTCTTCCAAAAACATCTTCCTTGGG GAAAAAGCCGCAAAATGGAAGAACCCTGACGGTCACATGGACGGACTAACAACCAATGGCGTGCTGGTAATGCACCCTAAGGGTGGGTTCACGGAAGAGTCGAAGCCTGGCGTCTGGAGAGAGATCTCTGTTTGTGGGGATGTTTACACACTGAGAGAGACCCGCTCAGCACAGACCCCAGGCAAACTG GTGGAGATTGAGAGTAATATACTGCAGGACGGCTCCCTGGTGGATCTATGTGGAGCCACTTTGCTGTGGCGTACTGCAGAAGGCCTCTTTCACACTCCCACCCAAAAGCATCTGGAGGCTCTCAGGCAGGAGATCAACGCAGCGCGGCCCCAGTGCCCCGTAGGTCTCAACACGCTCGCCTTCCCCAGCATGCAACGCAGCCGTGCCCTCTCCTCTCTGGAGGACAAGCAGCCTTGGGTCTACTTGGCCTGTGGCCATGTGCACGGTTACCACAACTGGGGCCACCGTTCAGAGCAGGAGCCCAACACTCAGCGAGAGTGTCCCATGTGCCGGGTGGTCGGGCCCTATGTACCACTGTGGCTGGGCTGTGAGCCGGCCTTCTATGTGGACACAGGTGCGCCCACGCATGCCTTCGTGCCATGTGGACACGTGTGTTCGGAGAAGTCAGTCAAGTACTGGGCGGAGATCCCTCTGCCCCATGGCACCCACGCCTTCCACGCCGCCTGCCCCTTCTGTGCCACCCAGCTCGGTCTCACTCAGGGCTGTTCCAAGCTAATCTTCCAGGGCCCGGTGGACTGA